From one Silurus meridionalis isolate SWU-2019-XX chromosome 23, ASM1480568v1, whole genome shotgun sequence genomic stretch:
- the LOC124377043 gene encoding trypsin-2-like, which produces MRSLVLLLLVGACFALEDDKIVGGYECKPNSQPWQVSLNAGYHFCGGSLINQDWVVSAAHCYKSRIEVRLGEHHIQINEGSEQFISSSKVIRHPNYDSWMIDNDVMLIKLSQPATLNNYVQPVALPKSCPPAGTWCTVSGWGNTMSSTADRNKLQCLEVPIISNSDCNNSYPGMITDAMFCAGFLEGGKDSCQGDSGGPVVCNGELQGIVSWGYGCAEKDHPGVYAKVCLFTSWISQTMANN; this is translated from the exons ATGAGGTCCTTGGTCCTGCTTTTGCTTGTGGGAGCTTGTT TTGCTCTGGAGGATGACAAGATTGTTGGAGGGTACGAGTGTAAACCCAACTCCCAGCCCTGGCAAGTGTCTCTGAATGCTGGCTATCACTTCTGTGGTGGTTCTCTGATCAATCAGGACTGGGTTGTGTCTGCTGCTCACTGCTACAAGTC TCGTATTGAAGTTCGTCTGGGTGAGCACCACATCCAGATTAATGAGGGTTCTGAGCAGTTCATCTCCTCTTCCAAAGTCATCCGCCATCCAAACTATGACTCCTGGATGATTGACAATGACGTCATGCTCATTAAGCTTAGTCAACCTGCCACTCTAAACAACTATGTGCAGCCTGTTGCACTGCCTAAAAGCTGCCCTCCTGCAGGAACCTGGTGCACAGTCTCTGGATGGGGAAACACAATGAGCTCCA CTGCTGATCGCAACAAGCTTCAGTGTCTGGAGGTGCCTATTATCTCTAACAGTGATTGTAACAACTCATACCCTGGTATGATTACTGATGCCATGTTCTGCGCTGGCTTCCTGGAGGGAGGCAAGGACTCTTGCCAG GGTGACTCTGGTGGTCCTGTGGTATGCAATGGTGAGCTGCAGGGCATTGTGTCTTGGGGTTATGGCTGTGCTGAGAAAGATCACCCTGGTGTTTATGCCAAG GTTTGTCTCTTCACCAGCTGGATTTCCCAAACAATGGCCAACAATTAA
- the LOC124377044 gene encoding trypsin-2-like encodes MRSLVLLLLVGACFALEDDKIVGGYECTRNSQPWQVSLNAGYHFCGGSLINQNWVVSAAHCYKSRVEVRLGEHHIQVNEGTEQFISSSRVIRHPNYNSATIDNDVMLIKLNKPATLNNFVQPVALPKSCPPAGTLCTVSGWGNTMSSTADSNKLQCVQVPILSDKACDNSYPGMITDSMFCAGFLEGGKDSCQGDSGGPVVCNGELQGIVSWGYGCAQKNRPGVYAKVCIFTNWISQTMASN; translated from the exons ATGAGGTCTCTGGTGCTACTTTTGCTTGTGGGAGCTTGTT TTGCTCTGGAGGATGACAAGATTGTTGGAGGGTATGAGTGCACACGCAACTCCCAGCCCTGGCAAGTGTCTCTGAATGCTGGCTATCACTTCTGTGGTGGTTCTCTGATCAATCAGAACTGGGTTGTGTCTGCTGCTCACTGCTACAAGTC TCGTGTGGAAGTTCGTCTGGGTGAGCACCACATTCAGGTTAATGAAGGTACTGAGCAGTTCATCTCCTCTTCTCGTGTCATCCGCCATCCCAACTATAACTCTGCCACCATTGACAATGACGTCATGCTCATTAAACTAAATAAGCCTGCCACTCTGAACAACTTTGTGCAGCCTGTTGCACTGCCTAAAAGCTGCCCTCCTGCCGGAACATTGTGCACAGTCTCTGGATGGGGAAACACCATGAGCTCCA CTGCTGATAGCAAcaagctgcagtgtgtgcaggTGCCTATTCTCTCTGACAAGGCTTGTGACAACTCTTACCCTGGGATGATCACTGATTCCATGTTCTGTGCTGGTTTCCTGGAGGGAGGCAAGGACTCTTGccag GGTGACTCTGGTGGCCCTGTGGTGTGCAATGGTGAGCTGCAGGGTATTGTGTCTTGGGGTTATGGCTGTGCTCAGAAGAATCGCCCTGGTGTTTATGCCAAG GTCTGCATTTTCACCAACTGGATTTCCCAGACAATGGCCAGCAATTAA
- the LOC124377368 gene encoding trypsin-2-like: MRSLVLLLLVGACFALEDDKIVGGYECTRNSQPWQVSLNAGYHFCGGSLINQNWVVSAAHCYKSRVEVRLGEHHIQINEGTEQFISSSRVIRHPNYNSATIDNDVMLIKLNKPATLNNFVQPVALPKSCPPAGTLCTVSGWGNTMSSTADSNKLQCVQVPILSDKACDNSYPGMITDSMFCAGFLEGGKDSCQGDSGGPVVCNGELQGIVSWGYGCAQKNRPGVYAKVCIFTNWISQTMASN; this comes from the exons ATGAGGTCTCTGGTCCTGCTTTTGCTTGTAGGAGCATGTT TTGCTCTGGAGGATGACAAGATTGTTGGAGGGTATGAGTGCACACGCAACTCCCAGCCCTGGCAAGTGTCTCTGAATGCTGGCTATCACTTCTGTGGTGGTTCTCTGATCAATCAGAACTGGGTTGTGTCTGCTGCTCACTGCTACAAGTC TCGTGTGGAAGTTCGTCTGGGTGAGCACCACATTCAGATTAATGAAGGTACTGAGCAGTTCATCTCCTCTTCTCGTGTCATCCGCCATCCCAACTATAACTCTGCCACCATTGACAATGATGTCATGCTCATTAAGCTGAATAAGCCTGCCACTCTGAACAACTTTGTGCAGCCTGTTGCACTGCCTAAAAGCTGCCCTCCTGCCGGAACCTTGTGCACAGTCTCTGGATGGGGAAACACCATGAGCTCCA CTGCTGATAGCAAcaagctgcagtgtgtgcaggTGCCTATTCTCTCTGACAAGGCTTGTGACAACTCTTACCCTGGGATGATCACTGATTCCATGTTCTGTGCTGGTTTCCTGGAGGGAGGCAAGGACTCTTGCCAG GGTGACTCTGGTGGCCCTGTGGTGTGCAATGGTGAGCTGCAGGGTATTGTGTCTTGGGGTTATGGCTGTGCTCAGAAGAATCGCCCTGGTGTCTATGCCAAG GTCTGCATTTTCACCAACTGGATTTCCCAGACAATGGCCAGCAATTAA
- the LOC124377363 gene encoding trypsin-2-like, with translation MRSLVLLLLVGACFALEDDKIVGGYECTRNSQPWQVSLNAGYHFCGGSLINQNWVVSAAHCYKSRVEVRLGEHHIQINEGTEQFISSSRVIRHPNYNSATIDNDVMLIKLNKPATLNNFVQPVALPKSCPPAGTLCTVSGWGNTMSSTADSNKLQCVQVPILSDKACDNSYPGMITDSMFCAGFLEGGKDSCQGDSGGPVVCNGELQGIVSWGYGCAQKNRPGVYAKVCIFTNWISQTMASN, from the exons ATGAGGTCTCTGGTTCTGCTTTTGCTTGTAGGAGCTTGTT TTGCTCTGGAGGATGACAAGATTGTTGGAGGGTATGAGTGCACACGCAACTCCCAGCCCTGGCAAGTGTCTCTGAATGCTGGCTATCACTTCTGTGGTGGTTCTCTGATCAATCAGAACTGGGTTGTGTCTGCTGCTCACTGCTACAAGTC TCGTGTGGAAGTTCGTCTGGGCGAGCACCACATTCAGATTAATGAAGGTACTGAGCAGTTCATCTCCTCTTCTCGTGTCATCCGCCATCCCAACTATAACTCTGCCACCATTGACAATGACGTCATGCTTATCAAGCTGAATAAGCCTGCCACTCTGAACAACTTTGTGCAGCCTGTTGCACTGCCTAAAAGCTGCCCTCCTGCCGGAACATTGTGCACAGTCTCTGGATGGGGAAACACCATGAGCTCCA CTGCTGATAGCAAcaagctgcagtgtgtgcaggTGCCTATTCTCTCTGACAAGGCTTGTGACAACTCTTACCCTGGGATGATCACTGATTCCATGTTCTGTGCTGGTTTCCTGGAGGGAGGCAAGGACTCTTGCCAG GGTGACTCTGGTGGCCCTGTGGTGTGCAATGGTGAGCTGCAGGGTATTGTGTCTTGGGGTTATGGTTGTGCTCAGAAGAATCGCCCTGGTGTCTATGCCAAG GTCTGCATTTTCACCAACTGGATTTCCCAGACAATGGCCAGCAATTAA